In Bradysia coprophila strain Holo2 unplaced genomic scaffold, BU_Bcop_v1 contig_358, whole genome shotgun sequence, one DNA window encodes the following:
- the LOC119081426 gene encoding TGF-beta receptor type-1 isoform X2 yields the protein MKQQMAKHIILAKPLIVCIIFYMIASTTRAAHLVRLHREIGDSSSEHNNFTKHSLDEEDKQNMNTDIESLPVVAPTEMKRKIKCHCDICIDDNLICETDGVCFTSVQLQNGKPTYSYSCIPKSTFLPGRSSFSCFHSKEREDRYRVRCCDYDYCNNDRTLQLDVTKREFLGNDGLNTWEYVVIIFGSTLLICVLGLSSYWLFQRRKRVSNERPFIQDDSVCDPILNGNTIQDIIEMTTSGSGSAGLPLLVQRSIARQIQLIEVIGKGRFGEVWRGRWRGEYVAVKIFSSREECSWFREAEIYQTVMLRHENILGFIAADNKDNGTWTQLWLVTDFHENGSLFDYLTAHTVDLDILVLMAFSIATGLAHLHMDIVGTRGKPAIAHRDLKSKNILVKSNLSCAIGDLGLAVRHDVKNDTVDIPSTHRVGTKRYMAPEVLDETINTHHFDSFKRADVYAFGLILWELARRCNMDNNFDEYQLPYYDVVQPDPTIEEMRKVICIDQQRPIIPNRWSSSEVLTSIGNVMKECWYHNPTARLTALRIKKTLANINYVDKIKA from the exons atgaaacaacaaaTGGCAAAACATATCATATTAGCAAAGCCGCTGATCGTATGCATAATATTCTATATGATTGCATCGACAACAAGGG CTGCTCATTTAGTTCGGCTACATCGAGAAATTGGTGACTCATCTAGcgaacataataattttacaaaacactCACTGGATGAAGAGgacaaacaaaatatgaacACAGACATTGAATCGTTACCGGTTGTGGCACCAACAGAGATGAAAA GGAAAATTAAGTGTCACTGCGACATTTGCATCGATGATAATTTGATCTGTGAAACCGATGGTGTGTGCTTCACCTCCGTACAGTTACAAAATGGAAAACCAACTTACTCGTACAG ctGTATTCCGAAATCGACATTCTTGCCTGGCCGGTCATCATTCTCTTGCTTTCATAGCAAGGAGCGAGAAGATAGATATCGTGTCCGATGTTGCGACTATGATTACTGTAACAATGATCGAACACTGCAATTGGATGTAACGAAACGAG AATTTCTCGGTAACGATGGCTTAAACACATGGGAATATGTTGTTATTATATTTGGTTCAACATTATTAATATGCGTATTGGGATTATCGTCGTACTGGTTGTTTCAGCGTAGAAAACGTGTGTCTAATGAACGTCCATTCATACAAGACGATTCGGTTTGTGATCCTATTTTGAATGGCAATACTATTCAG GATATAATTGAAATGACAACATCTGGTTCAGGATCGGCAGGATTGCCACTTTTAGTTCAA cGTTCAATCGCACGACAAATTCAATTGATTGAAGTCATCGGAAAAGGACGTTTCGGAGAAGTGTGGAGAGGACGCTGGCGTGGTGAATATGTTGCTGTAAAGATATTTTCAAGTCGAGAGGAATGTTCGTGGTTCCGTGAAGCGGAAATTTATCAAACCGTTATGCTGcgtcatgaaaatattttaggaTTTATTGCTGCAGACAATAAGG ATAATGGAACTTGGACCCAATTGTGGCTGGTAACTGATTTTCATGAGAATGGCTCCCTGTTCGATTACTTAACAGCGCATACAGTCGATTTGGATATATTGGTATTGATGGCATTCTCTATTGCCACCGGTTTAGCTCATCTGCATATGGACATCGTTGGCACTCGAg GTAAACCTGCCATCGCACATCGTGATCTCAAGAGCAAGAATATTCTTGTTAAATCAAATCTTAGCTGTGCCATTGGTGATTTGGGCTTAGCTGTCAGACATGACGTCAAAAACGACACTGTAGATATACCATCAACACATCGAGTTGGTACTAAACGATACATGGCACCAGAG GTGTTGGACGAAACAATTAACACCCATCACTTTGACTCATTCAAACGTGCTGACGTGTATGCATTCGGTCTGATTCTTTGGGAGTTGGCTAGGCGATGTAATATGGACAATAATTTCGATGAATATCAATTACCCTACTATGATGTCGTTCAGCCAGACCCAACGATTGAAGAAATGAGAAAA GTCATATGTATCGATCAACAACGACCAATTATACCGAATCGATGGTCTTCATCGGAAGTACTCACTAGCATCGGAAACGTAATGAAAGAGTGTTGGTACCATAATCCAACAGCTCGTTTAACTGCACTCAGGATTAAAAAGACTTTGGCGAACATAAATTATGTCGACAAAATTAAAGCCTAA
- the LOC119081426 gene encoding TGF-beta receptor type-1 isoform X3, with product MKQQMAKHIILAKPLIVCIIFYMIASTTRAAHLVRLHREIGDSSSEHNNFTKHSLDEEDKQNMNTDIESLPVVAPTEMKRKIKCHCDICIDDNLICETDGVCFTSVQLQNGKPTYSYRCFDKKTHFPPGNDVWCNGEKDLPTHSIRCCETDLCNNGSANVNMTETREFLGNDGLNTWEYVVIIFGSTLLICVLGLSSYWLFQRRKRVSNERPFIQDDSVCDPILNGNTIQDIIEMTTSGSGSAGLPLLVQRSIARQIQLIEVIGKGRFGEVWRGRWRGEYVAVKIFSSREECSWFREAEIYQTVMLRHENILGFIAADNKDNGTWTQLWLVTDFHENGSLFDYLTAHTVDLDILVLMAFSIATGLAHLHMDIVGTRGKPAIAHRDLKSKNILVKSNLSCAIGDLGLAVRHDVKNDTVDIPSTHRVGTKRYMAPEVLDETINTHHFDSFKRADVYAFGLILWELARRCNMDNNFDEYQLPYYDVVQPDPTIEEMRKVICIDQQRPIIPNRWSSSEVLTSIGNVMKECWYHNPTARLTALRIKKTLANINYVDKIKA from the exons atgaaacaacaaaTGGCAAAACATATCATATTAGCAAAGCCGCTGATCGTATGCATAATATTCTATATGATTGCATCGACAACAAGGG CTGCTCATTTAGTTCGGCTACATCGAGAAATTGGTGACTCATCTAGcgaacataataattttacaaaacactCACTGGATGAAGAGgacaaacaaaatatgaacACAGACATTGAATCGTTACCGGTTGTGGCACCAACAGAGATGAAAA GGAAAATTAAGTGTCACTGCGACATTTGCATCGATGATAATTTGATCTGTGAAACCGATGGTGTGTGCTTCACCTCCGTACAGTTACAAAATGGAAAACCAACTTACTCGTACAG ATGCTTTGACAAAAAAACTCACTTTCCACCAGGCAATGATGTGTGGTGCAACGGAGAAAAAGATCTTCCAACACATAGTATACGATGTTGCGAAACCGATCTTTGTAACAATGGGTCAGCCAATGTCAATATGACCGAAACGAGAG AATTTCTCGGTAACGATGGCTTAAACACATGGGAATATGTTGTTATTATATTTGGTTCAACATTATTAATATGCGTATTGGGATTATCGTCGTACTGGTTGTTTCAGCGTAGAAAACGTGTGTCTAATGAACGTCCATTCATACAAGACGATTCGGTTTGTGATCCTATTTTGAATGGCAATACTATTCAG GATATAATTGAAATGACAACATCTGGTTCAGGATCGGCAGGATTGCCACTTTTAGTTCAA cGTTCAATCGCACGACAAATTCAATTGATTGAAGTCATCGGAAAAGGACGTTTCGGAGAAGTGTGGAGAGGACGCTGGCGTGGTGAATATGTTGCTGTAAAGATATTTTCAAGTCGAGAGGAATGTTCGTGGTTCCGTGAAGCGGAAATTTATCAAACCGTTATGCTGcgtcatgaaaatattttaggaTTTATTGCTGCAGACAATAAGG ATAATGGAACTTGGACCCAATTGTGGCTGGTAACTGATTTTCATGAGAATGGCTCCCTGTTCGATTACTTAACAGCGCATACAGTCGATTTGGATATATTGGTATTGATGGCATTCTCTATTGCCACCGGTTTAGCTCATCTGCATATGGACATCGTTGGCACTCGAg GTAAACCTGCCATCGCACATCGTGATCTCAAGAGCAAGAATATTCTTGTTAAATCAAATCTTAGCTGTGCCATTGGTGATTTGGGCTTAGCTGTCAGACATGACGTCAAAAACGACACTGTAGATATACCATCAACACATCGAGTTGGTACTAAACGATACATGGCACCAGAG GTGTTGGACGAAACAATTAACACCCATCACTTTGACTCATTCAAACGTGCTGACGTGTATGCATTCGGTCTGATTCTTTGGGAGTTGGCTAGGCGATGTAATATGGACAATAATTTCGATGAATATCAATTACCCTACTATGATGTCGTTCAGCCAGACCCAACGATTGAAGAAATGAGAAAA GTCATATGTATCGATCAACAACGACCAATTATACCGAATCGATGGTCTTCATCGGAAGTACTCACTAGCATCGGAAACGTAATGAAAGAGTGTTGGTACCATAATCCAACAGCTCGTTTAACTGCACTCAGGATTAAAAAGACTTTGGCGAACATAAATTATGTCGACAAAATTAAAGCCTAA
- the LOC119081426 gene encoding TGF-beta receptor type-1 isoform X1 — MKQQMAKHIILAKPLIVCIIFYMIASTTRAAHLVRLHREIGDSSSEHNNFTKHSLDEEDKQNMNTDIESLPVVAPTEMKRKIKCHCDICIDDNLICETDGVCFTSVQLQNGKPTYSYRCIDEWQTFPPGRSIWCNNSTKGPTARPAFKIGGHLCCAENFCNSRLKPIIYDFSKHPYTIFEGEFLGNDGLNTWEYVVIIFGSTLLICVLGLSSYWLFQRRKRVSNERPFIQDDSVCDPILNGNTIQDIIEMTTSGSGSAGLPLLVQRSIARQIQLIEVIGKGRFGEVWRGRWRGEYVAVKIFSSREECSWFREAEIYQTVMLRHENILGFIAADNKDNGTWTQLWLVTDFHENGSLFDYLTAHTVDLDILVLMAFSIATGLAHLHMDIVGTRGKPAIAHRDLKSKNILVKSNLSCAIGDLGLAVRHDVKNDTVDIPSTHRVGTKRYMAPEVLDETINTHHFDSFKRADVYAFGLILWELARRCNMDNNFDEYQLPYYDVVQPDPTIEEMRKVICIDQQRPIIPNRWSSSEVLTSIGNVMKECWYHNPTARLTALRIKKTLANINYVDKIKA, encoded by the exons atgaaacaacaaaTGGCAAAACATATCATATTAGCAAAGCCGCTGATCGTATGCATAATATTCTATATGATTGCATCGACAACAAGGG CTGCTCATTTAGTTCGGCTACATCGAGAAATTGGTGACTCATCTAGcgaacataataattttacaaaacactCACTGGATGAAGAGgacaaacaaaatatgaacACAGACATTGAATCGTTACCGGTTGTGGCACCAACAGAGATGAAAA GGAAAATTAAGTGTCACTGCGACATTTGCATCGATGATAATTTGATCTGTGAAACCGATGGTGTGTGCTTCACCTCCGTACAGTTACAAAATGGAAAACCAACTTACTCGTACAG GTGTATCGATGAGTGGCAAACTTTTCCGCCGGGTCGCTCAATTTGGTGCAATAATAGTACAAAAGGTCCAACAGCTCGGCCAGCGTTTAAAATCGGCGGTCATCTCTGTTGTGCTGAGAATTTTTGCAATAGTCGTTTAAAGCcaattatttatgatttttcgaAGCACCCGTATACAATTTTCGAAGGAG AATTTCTCGGTAACGATGGCTTAAACACATGGGAATATGTTGTTATTATATTTGGTTCAACATTATTAATATGCGTATTGGGATTATCGTCGTACTGGTTGTTTCAGCGTAGAAAACGTGTGTCTAATGAACGTCCATTCATACAAGACGATTCGGTTTGTGATCCTATTTTGAATGGCAATACTATTCAG GATATAATTGAAATGACAACATCTGGTTCAGGATCGGCAGGATTGCCACTTTTAGTTCAA cGTTCAATCGCACGACAAATTCAATTGATTGAAGTCATCGGAAAAGGACGTTTCGGAGAAGTGTGGAGAGGACGCTGGCGTGGTGAATATGTTGCTGTAAAGATATTTTCAAGTCGAGAGGAATGTTCGTGGTTCCGTGAAGCGGAAATTTATCAAACCGTTATGCTGcgtcatgaaaatattttaggaTTTATTGCTGCAGACAATAAGG ATAATGGAACTTGGACCCAATTGTGGCTGGTAACTGATTTTCATGAGAATGGCTCCCTGTTCGATTACTTAACAGCGCATACAGTCGATTTGGATATATTGGTATTGATGGCATTCTCTATTGCCACCGGTTTAGCTCATCTGCATATGGACATCGTTGGCACTCGAg GTAAACCTGCCATCGCACATCGTGATCTCAAGAGCAAGAATATTCTTGTTAAATCAAATCTTAGCTGTGCCATTGGTGATTTGGGCTTAGCTGTCAGACATGACGTCAAAAACGACACTGTAGATATACCATCAACACATCGAGTTGGTACTAAACGATACATGGCACCAGAG GTGTTGGACGAAACAATTAACACCCATCACTTTGACTCATTCAAACGTGCTGACGTGTATGCATTCGGTCTGATTCTTTGGGAGTTGGCTAGGCGATGTAATATGGACAATAATTTCGATGAATATCAATTACCCTACTATGATGTCGTTCAGCCAGACCCAACGATTGAAGAAATGAGAAAA GTCATATGTATCGATCAACAACGACCAATTATACCGAATCGATGGTCTTCATCGGAAGTACTCACTAGCATCGGAAACGTAATGAAAGAGTGTTGGTACCATAATCCAACAGCTCGTTTAACTGCACTCAGGATTAAAAAGACTTTGGCGAACATAAATTATGTCGACAAAATTAAAGCCTAA